In Saccharothrix syringae, the following are encoded in one genomic region:
- a CDS encoding ABC transporter ATP-binding protein, which translates to MSTHISFRGVTKRFQVKDRKSRRRSEFTAVQGVDLDVERGEFLVLVGPSGCGKSTLLDLLGGLTAPTEGEVLLDGRPITGPGLDRGVVFQQYALLPWRTAQGNVEFGLEAGGVPRRERADRARAFLDLVGLSGFEDRHPHQLSGGMRQRVAIARSLAYDPDVLLMDEPFAALDAQTRESLQDELLRIWQRTGKTVVFITHGIDEAVHLGQRVAVLTSRPGRVKEVVPIELGDRTGQDDPRSSAEFARYRHRIWELLHDEVSRARQQEKEVAVA; encoded by the coding sequence ATGAGCACCCACATCAGCTTCCGCGGCGTCACCAAGCGGTTCCAGGTCAAGGACCGGAAGTCCCGGCGCCGCAGCGAGTTCACCGCCGTCCAGGGGGTCGACCTGGACGTGGAGCGCGGCGAGTTCCTGGTCCTGGTCGGGCCGAGCGGGTGCGGCAAGTCCACCCTGCTCGACCTGCTCGGCGGGCTGACCGCGCCCACCGAGGGCGAGGTCCTGCTGGACGGCAGGCCGATCACCGGGCCCGGCCTGGACCGCGGCGTGGTGTTCCAGCAGTACGCGCTGCTGCCGTGGCGCACCGCCCAGGGCAACGTCGAGTTCGGCCTGGAGGCGGGCGGCGTGCCGCGCCGCGAGCGCGCCGACCGGGCCCGCGCGTTCCTGGACCTGGTGGGGCTCTCCGGCTTCGAGGACCGGCACCCGCACCAGCTCTCCGGCGGCATGCGGCAGCGGGTCGCGATCGCCCGCAGCCTCGCCTACGACCCGGACGTGCTGCTGATGGACGAGCCGTTCGCCGCGCTCGACGCCCAGACCCGCGAGTCGCTGCAGGACGAGCTGCTGCGCATCTGGCAGCGCACCGGCAAGACGGTCGTGTTCATCACGCACGGCATCGACGAGGCCGTCCACCTGGGGCAGCGGGTGGCCGTGCTGACCTCGCGGCCCGGCCGCGTCAAGGAGGTGGTCCCGATCGAGCTGGGCGACCGCACCGGCCAGGACGACCCGCGCTCCAGCGCGGAGTTCGCCCGCTACCGGCACCGGATCTGGGAACTGCTGCACGACGAGGTCTCGCGCGCCCGGCAACAGGAGAAGGAGGTGGCGGTGGCATGA
- a CDS encoding ABC transporter permease — protein sequence MTALLEAPPEVGEGAAPADRPRRTPVARRVAEALLAAVNRVVAIAALLALWEAAPRLELVDPTFLPPLSTVLDAWWGLATSGQLLEHTGASLARSLSGFGLAVAVAVPLGLLIGWYKPVAALLGPLLEVFRNTAALALLPVFVLLLGIGETSKITIVFYACTWPVLLNTISAVRGVDPTLLRLGRSVDLSGFRLFQKVILPAAVPTVFTGVRLAGAVSILVLVAAEMVGAKAGLGYLINASQFNFAIPQMYAGIITISAIGVAFNQVLVALEGRFTSWRVPVGA from the coding sequence ATGACCGCCCTGCTGGAAGCCCCACCGGAGGTCGGGGAGGGCGCGGCACCCGCGGACCGGCCGCGACGGACCCCCGTCGCCCGCCGGGTCGCCGAGGCCCTGCTGGCCGCGGTCAACCGGGTGGTGGCGATCGCGGCGCTGCTGGCGCTGTGGGAGGCCGCGCCCCGGCTCGAACTGGTCGACCCCACGTTCCTGCCGCCGCTGTCCACCGTGCTCGACGCGTGGTGGGGCCTGGCCACGAGCGGCCAGCTGCTGGAGCACACGGGGGCCAGCCTCGCCCGCTCGCTGTCCGGGTTCGGCCTCGCGGTGGCCGTCGCCGTGCCGCTCGGCCTGCTGATCGGCTGGTACAAGCCGGTGGCGGCGCTGCTGGGACCGCTGCTGGAGGTGTTCCGCAACACCGCCGCGCTGGCCCTGCTGCCGGTGTTCGTGCTGCTGCTCGGCATCGGCGAGACCTCGAAGATCACCATCGTGTTCTACGCGTGCACCTGGCCGGTGCTGCTGAACACGATCAGCGCGGTGCGCGGCGTGGACCCGACCCTGCTGCGGCTGGGCCGGTCGGTGGACCTGTCCGGGTTCCGGCTGTTCCAGAAGGTGATCCTGCCCGCCGCGGTGCCCACGGTGTTCACCGGCGTCCGGCTGGCGGGCGCGGTGTCGATCCTGGTGCTGGTGGCCGCCGAGATGGTCGGCGCCAAGGCCGGGCTCGGCTACCTGATCAACGCCTCGCAGTTCAACTTCGCCATCCCGCAGATGTACGCGGGCATCATCACCATCTCCGCCATCGGTGTCGCGTTCAACCAGGTCCTGGTGGCCCTGGAGGGCCGGTTCACGTCCTGGCGCGTCCCCGTCGGCGCCTGA
- a CDS encoding FAD-dependent oxidoreductase has protein sequence MSLELTADVLVVGGGPAATWAALKAAEEGASVVLADKGYCGTSGATASGGTGVWYVPPEPEAREKAMASREGLGGYLADRRWMARVLDETYERINELAEVGRYPFPVGPDGRQLRNGLQGPEYMRRQRVRVRRAGVTVLDHSPVTELLTAADGAVAGAAGHQRQADRPFRVRAGAVVLATGGCAFLSRALGCNVNTGDGALFAAEVGAELSGMEFSNAYGIAPEHTSVTKTAFYNYATFYRADGSVLDGAGSQGGRSVIARTLLSEKVFCKLDRADEAARVAMRLAQPNFFLTFDRLGVDPFTEPFAVTLLAEGTVRGTGGIRIVDDGCATTVPGLYAAGDAATRELICGGFTGGGSHNAAWAISSGSWAGRAAARFARALGPAATGREVTAAGGAGLRPTGTPGRVSAAEVVGTVQAEVLPYDKNYLRHGDVLRPALRVLDGAWESVRAGLRAEGADAVRARQAAAMLAHARWMYTSALVRSESRGMAKRLDFPDLDPAQHFRITSGGLDEVWARPEEVAA, from the coding sequence ATGTCGCTCGAACTCACCGCGGACGTGCTCGTCGTCGGAGGCGGACCGGCCGCCACGTGGGCGGCGCTCAAGGCCGCCGAGGAGGGTGCCTCGGTGGTGCTGGCCGACAAGGGCTACTGCGGCACCAGCGGCGCGACCGCGTCCGGCGGCACCGGCGTGTGGTACGTGCCGCCGGAGCCGGAGGCCCGCGAGAAGGCCATGGCGAGCAGGGAGGGGCTGGGCGGCTACCTGGCCGACCGGCGCTGGATGGCCAGGGTGCTCGACGAGACCTACGAGCGGATCAACGAGCTGGCCGAGGTCGGCCGCTACCCGTTCCCGGTCGGCCCGGACGGCCGTCAGCTCCGCAACGGCCTCCAGGGGCCGGAGTACATGCGGCGCCAGCGGGTCCGGGTGCGCCGCGCCGGGGTCACCGTGCTGGACCACAGCCCGGTCACCGAGCTGCTGACCGCGGCGGACGGCGCGGTGGCGGGCGCGGCGGGCCACCAGCGGCAGGCCGACCGGCCGTTCCGGGTCCGCGCGGGCGCGGTGGTGCTCGCGACCGGCGGCTGCGCGTTCCTGAGCAGGGCCCTGGGGTGCAACGTCAACACCGGCGACGGCGCGCTGTTCGCCGCCGAGGTGGGCGCGGAGCTGTCGGGCATGGAGTTCTCCAACGCCTACGGCATCGCCCCCGAGCACACCTCGGTCACCAAGACCGCGTTCTACAACTACGCCACGTTCTACCGCGCGGACGGCTCGGTGCTCGACGGCGCCGGCAGCCAGGGCGGCCGGTCGGTGATCGCCCGGACGCTGTTGTCGGAGAAGGTGTTCTGCAAGCTCGACCGCGCCGACGAGGCCGCCCGCGTGGCCATGCGGCTGGCGCAGCCGAACTTCTTCCTCACCTTCGACCGGCTGGGCGTCGACCCGTTCACCGAGCCGTTCGCGGTCACCCTGCTCGCCGAGGGCACGGTGCGCGGCACCGGTGGCATCCGCATCGTCGACGACGGCTGCGCGACCACCGTGCCCGGCCTCTACGCGGCGGGCGACGCGGCGACCAGGGAGCTGATCTGCGGCGGCTTCACCGGCGGCGGCAGCCACAACGCGGCGTGGGCGATCTCGTCCGGGTCGTGGGCGGGCCGCGCCGCCGCCCGGTTCGCCCGCGCCCTCGGCCCGGCCGCGACCGGCCGCGAGGTGACCGCCGCGGGCGGCGCCGGCCTGCGCCCCACCGGCACCCCGGGCCGGGTGTCCGCCGCCGAGGTGGTCGGCACCGTGCAGGCCGAGGTGCTGCCCTACGACAAGAACTACCTGCGGCACGGCGACGTGCTGCGGCCCGCCCTGCGGGTGCTGGACGGCGCGTGGGAGTCGGTCCGGGCCGGCCTGCGCGCCGAGGGTGCCGACGCGGTGCGCGCCCGCCAGGCCGCCGCGATGCTCGCGCACGCGCGGTGGATGTACACCTCGGCGCTCGTGCGCAGCGAGAGCCGGGGCATGGCCAAGCGGCTCGACTTCCCCGACCTCGACCCCGCCCAGCACTTCCGGATCACCTCGGGTGGCCTGGACGAGGTGTGGGCCCGACCGGAGGAGGTCGCGGCGTGA
- a CDS encoding 4Fe-4S dicluster domain-containing protein, translating into MIELVSADRCVACDKCVVVCPTNVFDRGEDGVPVVSRQQDCQTCFQCEANCPTDALFVAPHTHPLPEGSFAHDEEHLRRTGLLGSYRRHIGWGHGRTPGAARAVGPALSPSGPPLIS; encoded by the coding sequence GTGATCGAGCTGGTGTCCGCCGACCGGTGCGTGGCCTGCGACAAGTGCGTCGTCGTCTGCCCCACGAACGTGTTCGACCGCGGTGAGGACGGGGTGCCGGTCGTCAGCAGGCAGCAGGACTGCCAGACCTGCTTCCAGTGCGAGGCCAACTGCCCCACCGACGCGCTGTTCGTCGCGCCGCACACGCACCCGCTGCCCGAGGGGTCGTTCGCGCACGACGAGGAGCACCTGCGGCGCACCGGGCTGCTCGGCAGCTACCGCAGGCACATCGGCTGGGGGCACGGCCGCACGCCCGGCGCGGCGCGGGCGGTCGGCCCCGCGCTCTCGCCGTCCGGCCCCCCGCTCATCTCGTGA
- a CDS encoding ROK family protein, with protein sequence MSTAAEHRRGTAAAAVLGAVLRHGPVARSTIARLAGLSPAAVTRNCAALVDLGLLTERAGPVPYQGIGRPHVPLDIETERHIVAGVHVAHEYCTLALMDLRGHVRARLRVPHRRPDDPVEVLTTAADHLVRLHAERLPGHVPLGLGVAAGGWIDTEEGVLVEHASLGWRDVPVRELLASRTGLPVLVDSHARALAQAEQLFGAAGHRESLVHLFVGNVVDAAIVTGGTTHRGARSAAGGIAHLALGDPAIRCGCGRNGCLEATLSDRAWARRAHRAGVIDRPSIADLGEAAVRGCGRATALLVERARMAARAAALLFDIVNPDVLVVTELGVIRLPECVAALRAEVTATSRVCPSASAVMASSFGEDVLGVAAGAVQLNALYADPLSIRSPIRLGV encoded by the coding sequence GTGAGCACCGCCGCGGAGCACCGCCGGGGCACGGCCGCCGCGGCGGTGCTGGGCGCGGTGCTGCGGCACGGTCCCGTCGCCCGCAGCACCATCGCCCGGCTGGCGGGCCTCAGCCCGGCCGCGGTGACCCGCAACTGCGCCGCGCTGGTCGACCTGGGCCTGCTCACCGAGCGCGCCGGACCCGTGCCGTACCAGGGGATCGGCCGGCCGCACGTGCCGCTCGACATCGAGACCGAGCGGCACATCGTGGCCGGGGTGCACGTCGCGCACGAGTACTGCACGCTGGCGCTGATGGACCTGCGCGGGCACGTGCGGGCCCGGCTGCGCGTGCCGCACCGCAGGCCGGACGACCCGGTGGAGGTGCTGACCACCGCCGCCGACCACCTGGTGCGCCTGCACGCCGAGCGGCTGCCCGGGCACGTGCCGCTCGGCCTGGGCGTCGCGGCGGGCGGCTGGATCGACACCGAGGAGGGCGTGCTGGTCGAGCACGCCTCGCTCGGCTGGCGCGACGTCCCCGTGCGCGAGCTGCTCGCCTCCCGCACCGGCCTGCCGGTGCTGGTGGACAGCCACGCGCGGGCGCTGGCGCAGGCCGAGCAGCTGTTCGGCGCGGCCGGGCACCGCGAGTCCCTGGTCCACCTGTTCGTCGGCAACGTCGTGGACGCGGCGATCGTCACCGGCGGCACCACCCACCGCGGCGCGCGGTCGGCGGCGGGCGGGATCGCGCACCTGGCGCTGGGCGACCCGGCGATCCGGTGCGGGTGCGGCCGCAACGGCTGCCTGGAGGCCACCCTGTCGGACCGGGCCTGGGCGCGGCGGGCCCACCGGGCGGGCGTGATCGACCGGCCGTCCATCGCCGACCTGGGCGAGGCCGCCGTCCGCGGGTGCGGCCGGGCCACCGCGCTGCTGGTCGAGCGCGCCCGGATGGCCGCCCGCGCCGCGGCCCTGCTGTTCGACATCGTCAACCCCGACGTGCTGGTGGTCACCGAGCTGGGCGTGATCCGGCTGCCCGAGTGCGTGGCCGCGCTGCGCGCCGAGGTGACCGCCACGTCCCGGGTGTGCCCGTCGGCCTCGGCCGTCATGGCCAGCAGCTTCGGCGAGGACGTGCTGGGCGTGGCGGCCGGTGCCGTGCAGCTCAACGCCCTCTACGCCGACCCCTTGAGCATCCGCAGTCCGATCCGGTTGGGAGTCTGA
- a CDS encoding LLM class flavin-dependent oxidoreductase — MSARELHLNAFLMGVGHHEAAWRHPRTDPHAHDDVAHFQELARIAERGKFDSVFLADGVQVMGDVRHSIAHRFEPVTLLTALAQATERIGLIATASTGFSEPYNLARLFSSLDHISGGRAGWNIVTTAGDRSAQNFNREVNAEHAERYQRAAEFLDVVTALWDSWEDDALVVDRESGVFADDAKVHEINHKGRFFSVRGPLNAVRSPQGHPLLVQAGSSEDGKAFAATWAEAVFTAHQTYGDAAAFYADLKRRVTAQGRSADDVKVLPGIVPVLGGTEAEARALADSLDDLIIPTRAVRQLTELIGVDLTDHPLDERLPPLPPVSHVNGAKSRFELVRDLAEREGLTLRQVLRRLGGGRGHQVVVGTPEQVADHVELWFTTGAADGFNVMAPLLPSGLEDFVDHVVPLLRARGLFRAEYSGRTLREHYGLPRPVSRYAEVVPV, encoded by the coding sequence TTGTCCGCACGCGAGCTCCACCTCAACGCGTTCCTGATGGGTGTCGGCCACCACGAGGCCGCCTGGCGGCACCCGCGGACCGACCCGCACGCGCACGACGACGTGGCGCACTTCCAGGAGCTGGCGCGGATCGCCGAGCGCGGGAAGTTCGACTCGGTGTTCCTGGCCGACGGCGTGCAGGTCATGGGCGACGTGCGGCACAGCATCGCCCACCGGTTCGAGCCGGTCACGCTGCTGACCGCGCTCGCCCAGGCCACCGAGCGCATCGGGCTGATCGCGACCGCGTCCACCGGCTTCAGCGAGCCCTACAACCTGGCCCGGCTGTTCTCCTCGCTCGACCACATCAGCGGCGGCCGGGCGGGCTGGAACATCGTGACCACGGCGGGGGACCGGTCGGCGCAGAACTTCAACCGCGAGGTCAACGCCGAGCACGCCGAGCGCTACCAGCGGGCCGCCGAGTTCCTGGACGTGGTCACCGCGCTGTGGGACTCGTGGGAGGACGACGCGCTGGTGGTGGACCGGGAGTCCGGCGTGTTCGCCGACGACGCCAAGGTGCACGAGATCAACCACAAGGGACGGTTCTTCTCCGTGCGCGGCCCGCTGAACGCGGTGCGCAGCCCCCAGGGCCACCCGCTGCTGGTGCAGGCGGGCTCCAGCGAGGACGGCAAGGCGTTCGCGGCGACGTGGGCGGAGGCCGTGTTCACCGCCCACCAGACCTACGGCGACGCGGCCGCGTTCTACGCGGACCTCAAGCGCCGCGTCACGGCGCAGGGGCGGTCCGCCGACGACGTCAAGGTGCTGCCCGGGATCGTCCCGGTGCTCGGCGGCACCGAGGCGGAGGCGCGGGCGCTGGCCGACTCGCTCGACGACCTGATCATCCCGACCCGCGCGGTGCGGCAGCTGACCGAGCTGATCGGCGTGGACCTGACCGACCACCCGCTGGACGAGCGGTTGCCGCCGCTGCCGCCGGTGAGCCACGTCAACGGCGCGAAGAGCCGCTTCGAGCTGGTCCGCGACCTGGCGGAGCGGGAGGGGCTGACGCTGCGGCAGGTGCTGCGCCGGCTCGGCGGCGGGCGCGGGCACCAGGTGGTCGTCGGCACGCCCGAGCAGGTCGCCGACCACGTCGAGCTGTGGTTCACCACCGGCGCGGCGGACGGGTTCAACGTGATGGCGCCCCTGCTGCCGTCCGGCCTGGAGGACTTCGTCGACCACGTGGTCCCGCTGCTGCGGGCGCGCGGCCTGTTCCGCGCGGAGTACTCCGGCCGCACCCTGCGCGAGCACTACGGCCTGCCGCGGCCGGTCAGCCGTTACGCCGAGGTGGTGCCGGTGTGA
- a CDS encoding alpha/beta hydrolase, translating into MRRTTRMTAALTTPLLACGLLTTEATAESPPGTPRHYLTQAIDWKPCFTEVPAEAPPGAERLECGSYKAPLDWHRPHDPTDITIAVSRLKPADSRTTVLTNPGGPGASGRMLPLMFLAGNRTRLTDNAEIIGIDVRGTGDSTKASCGGLTYPFHLDPRDRGRANVDAVHDAMAEYARTCQEKSGALGRAITTEQTVRDLDLLRHLLGRRKVSWVGYSGGTWLGAHYATAFPHRVERFVLDSNAEFTAPWQQVFSVFGAAGERRFRVDLAPWLGRHDSLYHLGSDGEQVRRTYERVRSKLVERPVVLPDGTVVTATQFDLGLFNSLYAKASWPETGRQFARLVALVDQPPTAAATTAAAVDPVADATEGTLMNILCNDTPFRGDARSLAREAERDGTRYPLFGWYRLAGPCAFWDRPDDVRLPTPTGRGVPPVLMVQSVRDPATPLEGARRAHERFAGSRLLTVTDEGDHGIYGGDNACVNDVVESYLVDGVVPPGDLSCAGMPLPEPAARTAAVPNPLREVERLTKVIGPLPG; encoded by the coding sequence GTGAGACGAACGACGCGCATGACCGCCGCCCTCACCACCCCACTTCTGGCGTGCGGCCTCCTGACCACCGAAGCGACCGCCGAATCACCGCCCGGCACACCGCGGCACTACCTCACCCAGGCCATCGACTGGAAACCCTGCTTCACCGAGGTGCCGGCCGAGGCCCCACCGGGTGCGGAACGCCTGGAGTGCGGCTCCTACAAAGCCCCGCTCGACTGGCACCGCCCCCACGACCCCACCGACATCACCATCGCGGTGAGCCGGCTCAAACCCGCCGACAGCAGGACGACCGTGCTCACCAACCCCGGCGGCCCCGGCGCGAGCGGGCGGATGCTGCCGCTGATGTTCCTGGCGGGCAACCGCACCCGGTTGACCGACAACGCCGAGATCATCGGCATCGACGTGCGCGGCACCGGTGACAGCACCAAGGCGAGTTGCGGCGGCCTCACCTACCCCTTCCACCTCGACCCCCGGGACCGCGGCCGGGCCAACGTCGACGCCGTCCACGACGCCATGGCCGAGTACGCCCGGACCTGCCAGGAGAAGTCCGGCGCGCTCGGGCGCGCCATCACCACCGAGCAGACCGTGCGCGACCTGGACCTGCTGCGCCACCTGCTCGGCAGGAGGAAGGTGAGCTGGGTCGGCTACTCCGGCGGCACGTGGCTGGGCGCCCACTACGCCACCGCGTTCCCGCACCGGGTCGAGCGGTTCGTGCTGGACTCCAACGCCGAGTTCACCGCGCCGTGGCAGCAGGTGTTCTCGGTGTTCGGCGCGGCGGGCGAGCGGCGGTTCCGGGTCGACCTGGCGCCGTGGCTGGGGCGCCACGACTCGCTCTACCACCTGGGCTCGGACGGCGAGCAGGTGCGGCGCACCTACGAGCGGGTGCGGTCCAAGCTGGTCGAGCGGCCGGTGGTGCTGCCCGACGGCACGGTGGTCACCGCCACGCAGTTCGACCTGGGCCTGTTCAACTCGCTCTACGCGAAGGCGTCCTGGCCCGAGACCGGCCGGCAGTTCGCCCGGCTCGTCGCGCTGGTCGACCAGCCGCCGACGGCTGCCGCGACGACCGCCGCGGCCGTCGACCCGGTCGCCGACGCGACCGAGGGCACGCTGATGAACATCCTGTGCAACGACACCCCGTTCCGCGGCGACGCGCGCAGCCTGGCCCGCGAGGCCGAGCGCGACGGCACCCGGTACCCGCTGTTCGGCTGGTACCGGTTGGCCGGGCCGTGCGCGTTCTGGGACCGGCCGGATGACGTCCGGCTGCCGACGCCGACGGGCCGGGGCGTGCCGCCGGTGCTGATGGTGCAGTCGGTGCGCGACCCGGCGACCCCGCTGGAGGGTGCGCGGCGGGCGCACGAGCGGTTCGCCGGCTCGCGGCTGCTGACCGTGACCGACGAGGGCGACCACGGCATCTACGGGGGTGACAACGCGTGCGTCAACGACGTGGTGGAGTCCTACCTGGTCGACGGCGTCGTGCCGCCCGGTGACCTGAGCTGCGCCGGGATGCCGTTGCCCGAACCCGCGGCGAGGACCGCGGCGGTGCCGAACCCGCTGCGGGAGGTCGAACGGCTGACCAAGGTGATCGGTCCGCTGCCCGGCTGA
- a CDS encoding endonuclease/exonuclease/phosphatase family protein, translating into MIRRLLGCVLAIGLLFPATAAAKPPYSLLHMNVCSSGYAGCYGKTEYPKIVDEVVERIRANDVNAVTLNEACSGDVAEIAARTGYHHRFATVVYRGAPLACKSPEGRGVFGNAVLTKEAIRASEDAPFSVFSGVEQRRWLCVTTARRVDVCTTHLSTDGEAPGTTNSAQCAELAAVLASRGRPTAFAGDVNRRTSCAPAGHWTLTDAAAVQAPGIQHAYGDLASPVPEIEPTTYTDHDALVVRAVLRR; encoded by the coding sequence GTGATCCGACGCCTGCTGGGCTGCGTGCTGGCCATCGGCCTGCTGTTCCCCGCCACCGCCGCGGCGAAGCCGCCCTACTCCCTGCTGCACATGAACGTCTGCTCCAGCGGTTACGCCGGGTGCTACGGCAAGACCGAGTACCCCAAGATCGTCGACGAGGTCGTCGAGCGCATCCGGGCCAACGACGTCAACGCCGTCACGCTCAACGAGGCGTGCAGCGGCGACGTGGCCGAGATCGCCGCGCGCACCGGCTACCACCACCGCTTCGCCACGGTGGTCTACCGGGGTGCGCCGCTGGCGTGCAAGTCGCCGGAGGGGCGCGGGGTGTTCGGCAACGCCGTGCTCACCAAGGAGGCGATCCGCGCGTCGGAGGACGCGCCGTTCTCCGTGTTCAGCGGGGTGGAGCAACGACGTTGGCTGTGCGTGACCACCGCGCGGCGGGTGGACGTGTGCACCACGCACCTGTCCACCGACGGCGAGGCCCCGGGCACCACCAACTCGGCCCAGTGCGCCGAACTGGCGGCGGTCCTGGCCTCCCGCGGGCGACCGACCGCCTTCGCCGGTGACGTCAACCGGCGCACCTCCTGCGCGCCGGCGGGTCACTGGACCCTGACCGACGCGGCGGCGGTGCAGGCGCCCGGAATCCAGCACGCTTACGGCGACCTCGCGTCGCCCGTGCCGGAGATCGAGCCGACGACGTACACGGACCACGACGCGCTCGTGGTGCGGGCGGTGCTGCGGCGTTGA
- a CDS encoding MFS transporter produces the protein MRGPEVRPVRPADVVGRRVLAVLCLTQVTGWGVLFYAFPVLAPAISGDTGWSPSSVTAAFSLGQLVSAAVGVPLGRVLDRHGPRVVMTAGSVVAALAVVAMASARSLPWFTGAWALIGAAMAAVLYQPAFAALTRWYGERRVQALTAVTLAGGLASTVFAPLTAGLAAHLGWRGAYLVLAGLLALVTVPAHALGLRPPWPRHEHRTGHDPSAVARSGPFLVLVAALALGALSVYAVVVALVPLLTERGLSTAAAAWTLGLGGLGQVLGRLGYPRFVAATGVRARTAAVLLVASTTTLLLGLLPGPAALLVAAAVLAGTARGVFTLVQATAVSDRWGTAHYGRLSGLLQAPMAITAALAPWAGTALAAVLGGYSPVFVLLAVLGAVAAALSWWSVPRRDDRERSAG, from the coding sequence GTGCGCGGTCCTGAGGTCCGGCCGGTCCGCCCGGCGGACGTGGTCGGCCGGCGCGTCCTGGCGGTGCTGTGCCTGACCCAGGTCACCGGCTGGGGCGTCCTCTTCTACGCCTTCCCCGTGCTCGCGCCCGCGATCAGCGGCGACACGGGGTGGTCGCCCTCCTCCGTGACGGCGGCCTTCTCCCTGGGCCAACTGGTCTCGGCGGCCGTGGGCGTCCCGCTGGGCAGGGTGCTGGACCGGCACGGGCCGCGGGTCGTCATGACCGCGGGTTCGGTGGTGGCGGCGCTCGCGGTGGTCGCCATGGCCTCGGCGCGCTCGCTGCCGTGGTTCACCGGCGCCTGGGCGCTGATCGGCGCCGCCATGGCCGCCGTGCTCTACCAGCCCGCGTTCGCCGCCCTGACCCGCTGGTACGGCGAACGCCGCGTCCAGGCGCTCACCGCGGTGACGCTGGCGGGCGGCCTGGCCAGCACCGTGTTCGCGCCGCTGACCGCCGGGCTCGCCGCGCACCTGGGCTGGCGCGGCGCGTACCTGGTGCTCGCCGGCCTGCTGGCCCTGGTCACCGTGCCCGCCCACGCGCTCGGGCTGCGCCCGCCGTGGCCCCGGCACGAGCACCGGACCGGGCACGACCCGAGCGCGGTCGCCCGCAGCGGGCCCTTCCTCGTGCTGGTCGCCGCCCTGGCCCTGGGCGCCCTGTCCGTCTACGCCGTCGTGGTCGCCCTGGTGCCGCTGCTGACCGAGCGCGGCCTGTCCACCGCCGCGGCCGCCTGGACCCTGGGCCTGGGCGGGCTCGGCCAGGTGCTCGGCCGCCTCGGCTACCCGCGCTTCGTCGCCGCCACCGGCGTCCGCGCCAGGACCGCCGCGGTCCTGCTGGTGGCCTCGACCACCACGTTGCTGCTGGGCCTGCTGCCCGGCCCGGCGGCCCTGCTCGTCGCCGCGGCCGTGCTCGCCGGCACCGCCCGCGGCGTCTTCACCCTGGTCCAGGCGACCGCGGTGTCCGACCGCTGGGGCACCGCCCACTACGGGCGCCTCAGCGGCCTGCTCCAGGCGCCGATGGCGATCACCGCGGCCCTCGCGCCGTGGGCGGGCACCGCGCTGGCGGCGGTGCTGGGCGGCTACTCGCCGGTGTTCGTGCTGCTGGCGGTGCTGGGCGCGGTGGCGGCGGCGCTGTCGTGGTGGTCGGTGCCGCGCCGGGACGACCGGGAGCGGTCCGCGGGGTGA